The DNA region CCTACGTCGGCCAGTTGGAGGAAGCCGAGGACCGCATCCTGCACGCCTTCGAGGATGCGCTGGAAAGCGCGGAGCCCGAGGTCCGCGGCCTCATCGCCCAGGAGATGCCCCGGGTCAAGGCGTGCCACGACCGCATGCGCAGCCTGAAGCAGGCGATGAAGTGAGCCGGGACCGGACAGGGATGTCCGGCCATGCAAAACGCACGACGCCGCACCGGCGATCATGCAAGTTGCCAGTCACGATGCCCGCTGATTGATAAGTAAGTTATTGAATTTAAAGGGATTTAGTTGGAAGCAAAAACTGGCATGCGCTCTGCAATCTACAGATCAGGAAGCGTCGCCAGGTGGCGATGAAAGCAGAACAGGCGGGGGGCTCCGGTCCCCCGATCGATCAACGGCCCAGGAGGTGTTTCAGGATGAACCGTCGTCACGCACGTATCGCCCTCGCGGGCAAGCTACTGCTGGCCACCCTCGCCGTGGCGCTGGTCGTGCTCGCCGGTCAGTCCTGGCGCCTGCACCTGCAGGCCGGGGAGCGCCAGCAGCCACTGCCGGCGCGGATCGACATTCTCCCGACGCCTGCCGCCTTCCATGCCAACGGGATGCTCCACGACGGCTCGCTGCAGAGCGTGGCCCAGGAGCGCTGGAACGACCAACCCCAGCAGCCCCGCTGGGTGTTCTGAGCCAACAAGGAGATTCGAGATGTGGACCATCGCCCTGTTCCTGGTAGCCCTTCTGGCCCTTCCCCTGCTGATGCTTGGCAGCGCCCTGGCGGTCGGCCAGGCCCTGCAGGACAGCAATGATTTCAGCGGCATCGATTTCGTAAACCCGGCTGCGGAGGAAACGTCCGAAGCGCAGCCCACTCAGCCGCAACCGGCCTGGTCGCCGGCGCACTGAGAACCCGACAAACCGAAGAAGGAGAACCACCATGCTCAGCTGGGCACTTACATTCCTCGTCATCGCCATCGTCGCTGCGGTACTGGGCTTCGGCGGCATCGCCGGCACCGCTGCGGGTATCGCGAAGATTCTCTTCGTGCTGTTCCTGGTCCTGTTCGTGGTGTCCTTCATCTTCGGCCGCCGCCGGGGCTAGGGAGGCGCGATGCACATCCTGCGCACCCTCTGCGCCGCCACCGCGTTCGGTTTCGCCAGCACCCTGGTGCTGGCGGCCGACACGGACGCGCAGCATAGGCTCAACGAACTGCTGGGCACCGACCCTCAGTACCGCGAGACCTGGCAGGCGCTGGTGGAAGATGAAAGCCGTCTGCCCGATTGGGTGATGAACCTGAGCGGGACGGCACCGCCGATGAAGGCGGTGGACCAGGACGGTGACAAGTTTCTGGTCGGCGAGTTGTGCGAGCCGCACGCCTGCGCCAGCCAACGCCTCCTGGTCGCCTTCAGCTGGGACAAGGAGGACGCCTACGCCCTGCTGGTGCAAGTGCCGGAAGGCCTGCCCCAGGACAAGTCGCCGAGCCGCCACGCCAGCTTCCGCTGGCTGGGCGAACCGGACGCCGAGGTGAAGGCGATTCTGGACGAACAGCTCAAAAGCGATCCGAACTGGTACTGAAGCCGTTCAGACCACAGGCCCCGCAGGCGGGGCCATGACCAGGGGGCCGGGTTGTACCGCGTCGGTAGAGCGGCATGACCTAGGGGTAAAGGGGTTACCTCCGCGACTGCGGGCCGGGTCAGGCGAAGCCGCCGCCGGGAAGCTGCGATCCAGCTTCTCGGGGGCAGCGTTATCAAGAGCAGCTGCAAGCTGCAAGCTGCAAGTTACAAGCTGCAAGTTACAAGCTGCAAGTCAAGCCAAGAACAGAAGCCCCGAGCCACTCGCTTTTAACTTGGCGCTTGTAGCTTGCCGCTTGCCGCTATCCCTCTATTGCAACCTGATTGCCAACTTGGCCACATGGGCGCCCTGGAACTTGGCGAGTGCGAGTTCCTTGTCGGTCGGCGTGCGCGAGCCGTCGGCACCGGCGATGGTGGCCGCGCCGTAGGGCGAGCCGCCGCGTACTTCGCTGATGTCGGTCAGCTCGGGGGCTGCGTAGGGCAGGCCGACGATGAGCATCCCGTGGTGGGCCAGGGTGTTCCAGAACGAGGTGATGGTGGTTTCCGAGCCGCCGCCGGTGCCGGTGGAGGTGAAGACGCTGCCGAGCTTGCCCACCAGCGCGCCCTTCGCCCAGAGCCCGCCGGTCTGGTCGAGGAAGGTGCGCATCTGCCCGGCCATGTTGCCGAAGCGGGTCGGGGTGCCGAAGAGGATGGCGTCGTAGTCGGCCAGCTCCTGCGGGCTGGCCAGCGCGGCCGGCTGGTCGAGCTTGGCGCCGGCGTTGCGCGCGATGTCCTCGGGCATGGTCTCGGCGACGCGCTTGAGGGTCACCTCAACGCCCGGCACGCTGCGCGCACCCTCGGCCACCGCTTCGGCCAGGCGTTCGATATGGCCGTACATGGAGTAGTAGAGCACCAGGACCTTCTTCATCGTCATCTCCCAGGTCTGAGGTCATAAGCGACCGACCCGGTTCAGCCTAGATGGCTTTCATGACATTGCCGGGTGGCTTCCTGGCGCGGGCCGGCTTCGCGCCGCTATCATCCGCGCATCGTTTTTCGGGGGATCGTCCATGCTCAACGGCCTTTGGCTCGGCTTCTTCATGGTCGCCGCGACGGCGGCGCTGGTGCGCTGGATCGGCGGCGACCCGGGCGTCTGGGCGGCCATGGTGGAAAGCCTGTTCGCCATGGCCAAGCTCTCGGTCGAGGTGATGATCCTCCTGTTCGGCACCCTGACCCTGTGGCTGGGCTTCCTGCGCATCGCCGAGAAGGCCGGCCTGGTGGAGGCGCTGGCGCGCCTGCTCGGCCCCCTGTTCCACCGGCTGATGCCCGAGGTGCCGCCGGGGCACCCCGCCCTGGGGCTGATCACCCTCAACTTCGCCGCCAACGGCCTGGGCCTGGACAACGCCGCCACGCCCATCGGCCTCAAGGCCATGCGCGCCCTGCAGGAACTCAACCCCAGCGCCACCACGGCGAGCAACGCGCAGATCCTATTCCTGGTGCTCAACGCCTCGTCCCTGACCCTGCTGCCGGTGTCGATCTTCATGTACCGCGCGCAGCAGGGTGCCGGCGACCCGACCCTGGTGTTCCTGCCCATCCTGCTGGCCACCAGCGCCTCCACCCTGGTGGGCCTGCTGTCGGTGGCCGTGATGCAGCGCCTCAGGCTGTGGGACCCGGTGGTGCTCGCCTACCTGGTGCCCGGCGCCCTGCTGCTGGGCGGCTTCATGGCGGTGCTGGCCGGCCTCTCCGCCACGGCCCTCGCGGCCTTGTCGTCGCTGCTGGGCAACCTGGTGCTGTTCGGCCTGATCCTGTCGTTCGTGTTCGTCGGGGCGTTGAAGAAGGTGCCGGTGTACGAAACCTTCGTCGACGGCGCGAAGGAAGGCTTCGACGTGGCCAAGAGCCTGCTGCCGTACCTGGTGGCCATGCTCTGCGCGGTGGGCGTGCTGCGCGCCTCCGGTGCCCTGGAGTTCGGCCTCGACGGCATCCGCATGCTGGTGGAATGGGCAGGGCTGGATACGCGCTTCGTCGACGCCCTGCCCACGGCGCTGGTCAAGCCGTTCTCCGGCAGCGCCGCCCGCGCCATGCTCATCGAGACCATGCAGAGCCAGGGCGTGGACAGCTTCCCCGCGCTGGTGGCGGCCACCGTCCAGGGCAGCACCGAGACCACCTTCTACGTGCTCGCGGTGTACTTCGGCGCCGTCGGCATCCAGCGCGCCCGCCATGCCGTGGGCTGCGCCCTGCTGGCCGACCTGTCCGGCGTCATCGCCTCGATCCTGGTGTGCTACTGGTTCTTCGGCTGATGCCGGTTCGGCGATTCCGGGCTGAAGCCCGGGCTGCATGCCGAGCCTGTGGGAGCGGATTCATTCGCGATGGGCGGCGGGTTTCACCCGCCCTACGGGACGCCATCTGCCCAGGGGCCCTGTAGGGGCGCCTTCAGTCGCCAAGCGATGCGTGGCTCCGCTGCGCCGGGGCTCAATGGGGCTTGGGCGGCAGCGGGTCGTCGGTGACCTCGAAGCGCAGGGTGCCGATCATCTGGCCGGCCTCGGTCACCACGCGCACCTGCCAGCTGCCCACCGGGTTGGCGGGGAAGTTCTGCTTGTGGGTCCAGGCGCGGTAGCCCTTTTCGCGGCCGCCGTGGATGTCCAGGGCGATGCGGTCCACTTCCTTGCCCTCGAAACGCCACAGGTGATAGATGCGCTCGTTCAGCCCGCGCGGCGCGTT from Pseudomonas tohonis includes:
- a CDS encoding nucleoside recognition domain-containing protein, whose translation is MLNGLWLGFFMVAATAALVRWIGGDPGVWAAMVESLFAMAKLSVEVMILLFGTLTLWLGFLRIAEKAGLVEALARLLGPLFHRLMPEVPPGHPALGLITLNFAANGLGLDNAATPIGLKAMRALQELNPSATTASNAQILFLVLNASSLTLLPVSIFMYRAQQGAGDPTLVFLPILLATSASTLVGLLSVAVMQRLRLWDPVVLAYLVPGALLLGGFMAVLAGLSATALAALSSLLGNLVLFGLILSFVFVGALKKVPVYETFVDGAKEGFDVAKSLLPYLVAMLCAVGVLRASGALEFGLDGIRMLVEWAGLDTRFVDALPTALVKPFSGSAARAMLIETMQSQGVDSFPALVAATVQGSTETTFYVLAVYFGAVGIQRARHAVGCALLADLSGVIASILVCYWFFG
- a CDS encoding DUF1328 domain-containing protein gives rise to the protein MLSWALTFLVIAIVAAVLGFGGIAGTAAGIAKILFVLFLVLFVVSFIFGRRRG
- a CDS encoding inhibitor of vertebrate lysozyme family protein, with the translated sequence MHILRTLCAATAFGFASTLVLAADTDAQHRLNELLGTDPQYRETWQALVEDESRLPDWVMNLSGTAPPMKAVDQDGDKFLVGELCEPHACASQRLLVAFSWDKEDAYALLVQVPEGLPQDKSPSRHASFRWLGEPDAEVKAILDEQLKSDPNWY
- the wrbA gene encoding NAD(P)H:quinone oxidoreductase; this encodes MKKVLVLYYSMYGHIERLAEAVAEGARSVPGVEVTLKRVAETMPEDIARNAGAKLDQPAALASPQELADYDAILFGTPTRFGNMAGQMRTFLDQTGGLWAKGALVGKLGSVFTSTGTGGGSETTITSFWNTLAHHGMLIVGLPYAAPELTDISEVRGGSPYGAATIAGADGSRTPTDKELALAKFQGAHVAKLAIRLQ